One bacterium genomic window, TGTCTGCCTCATTATATGACATTGTGGGAAATATAGTCGTCGCGGTCGGGACTTTCACCTGCCTTATCTATTTTTTCTTTTCAAAAGAGCATAAAGGGGCTTTCGGAGCGACGGCCAAAGTTGGTATATTCTTTTTGATGGTGACCTTCGGGGCATCGTTCGGCTATACGGTGATGAGCCGTATGTCGCTGCTGATCGGAAGAATTGATTTCCTGCTGACCGACTGGTTGAGAATCATAGGATAGGGTTGGAACGAATGAAGATAACCGGCTGGAAGACCACTGTCATAGGAGCGCTGTTGCTGGCGCTGGCGTGGTCGTATGAGCTTTCTGCTCAGCCGCCGGTCCCCGACAGTGTACAGCTAGCCGATAGTGTGGCAATTCCCCCGCCTGCCCCAGCGACCTCTCTGGTTGCCTCCGATCATAAGTATGACGATGCATCAGCGATCGAACTGAGCTGGGTACCCTCGATTGATGACCAGCTCATGGAGGGTCGGGTTACTGGGTACAAGCTGTACCGAACATCGTCAGGTGGTCAACCGAGGATGATCGCGGAGCTTCCCGCCGGATCGAATTTCTTCCAGGATGAGTCAGTCGATGGTGACTCCAGCTATAATTACTATATCGAAGCAATTTCTGCGGGATCAGTCTCCCGATCGATCGTGACGGCCTCAATCTCTCCCGAGGCTGAATGGTTCAATTTCAATCGAAAATATCTATTCTTGATAGCCCTACTTGTTTCGGTGTCGGTTATCTATTTCATCGAAACGGCACGGCGGGGGAAAGCGCTGTTTATCCGGAAGATCGCCGGCCTCGAGGCAGTGGATGACGCTATCGGGCGTGCAACCGAGATGGGACGGCCGATCCTGTTCATTCCCGGGATCCAGGATATGGACAATCCACAGACAATCGCGGGGTTGACAATTCTCGGCCATGTTTCCCGTACGATAGCAGAGTACGACACCAAGATCACCATGCCGGTATCTCGATCGCTGGTCATGACCGCTGCGCGCGAGACGATCAAAACCTCATATATGACGGCCGGACGTCCGGATGCTTATAATGATGACATGGTCAACTACATCACGGACGAGCAGTTTGGTTATGTTGCAGCAGTTGATGGGATCATGGTACGTCAGAAACCTGCAGCCTGCTTTTATCTGGGGGCGTTTTTCGCAGAGTCATTGATCATGGCGGAGACGGGGAATTCTATCGGCGCAATTCAGATCGCCGGTACGGCGATGCCAGCCCAGTTGCCGTTTTTTGTGGCGGCCTGCGATTTCACCTTGATCGGTGAAGAGCTGTTTGCAGCATCCGCGTACCTGTCCAATGAACCTAAGCAGTTGGGTTCATTGAAAGGGCAGGATGTCGGCAAAGGGGTGGCGATGGCGGTGATTCTGATCGGAGCGGTCGCGGCGACTGCCTCGGTTGCCTGGAACAGCGAATTGGCGACCTCAGTTTTTAACTTCTTAACCTCAGTCTTCCAGACGAATTAGGCAGTCCATGAAACGACAGATCCCGCTGCTTATAACGTTTATTGTCGGTGCACTGCTGATCGTGTCGGTATTCGTACCTCCGCTTGAAGGGATGCAGGAAAACTCGACCCTATTTTTTGACATTATTGCGGTCTTTGCCTTTTTCCTGGGCGGTGGTAACCTGATCCGGATACATATGACGAAAGTTGCCCGCAAAAAAGGTGACTGGCAATATTCGATCGTCACGCTCTTCGGATT contains:
- a CDS encoding fibronectin type III domain-containing protein; protein product: MKITGWKTTVIGALLLALAWSYELSAQPPVPDSVQLADSVAIPPPAPATSLVASDHKYDDASAIELSWVPSIDDQLMEGRVTGYKLYRTSSGGQPRMIAELPAGSNFFQDESVDGDSSYNYYIEAISAGSVSRSIVTASISPEAEWFNFNRKYLFLIALLVSVSVIYFIETARRGKALFIRKIAGLEAVDDAIGRATEMGRPILFIPGIQDMDNPQTIAGLTILGHVSRTIAEYDTKITMPVSRSLVMTAARETIKTSYMTAGRPDAYNDDMVNYITDEQFGYVAAVDGIMVRQKPAACFYLGAFFAESLIMAETGNSIGAIQIAGTAMPAQLPFFVAACDFTLIGEELFAASAYLSNEPKQLGSLKGQDVGKGVAMAVILIGAVAATASVAWNSELATSVFNFLTSVFQTN